In Acidovorax sp. GBBC 1281, a single window of DNA contains:
- the yidC gene encoding membrane protein insertase YidC, whose product MNDIRRTILWVIFGFSMVLLWDKWQVHNGHKATFFPGATPAAVAPASSAPAASGTAGASTVPAPTAAAAPANAQQVPGGVPQPAAAAQRQRVTLTSDVLRLTFDSEGGSLTHGELLKYPDMADKSKPFMLLDESAQRVYVAQTGLIGGAYPTHKTAMSVVAGNRDLQDGQNEISVRFESADLGGVKLAKTWTVKRGAYDVAVKHEIVNTGTAPVSPQLYLQLVRDGNKPPGESSFYSTFTGPAVYTEAKKYHKVEFKDIENGKAEIDKSSTNGYVAMVQHYFASAWLLGNDVQRDLFVRKVDTNLYSVGMITPVGEIAPGQSKTVDARLFAGPQVETMLESLTPGLELVKDYGWLTILAKPLYWLLDQLHKVLNNWGWSIVALVFLLKIAFYWLNAKAYASMAKMKAINPKIMEMRERLKDKPQQMQQEMMRIYREEKVNPMGGCFPIMIQIPVFIALYWVLLSSVEMRNAPWIGWIKDLSSPDPFFILPLLMTASSLLQTALNPAPPDPLQAKMMWFMPLIFSVMFFFFPAGLVLYWLTNNILSIAQQWIINTRMGVPPQFNLPKFR is encoded by the coding sequence ATGAACGACATTCGCCGCACCATCCTGTGGGTGATATTTGGCTTTTCCATGGTTCTGCTATGGGACAAGTGGCAAGTGCACAACGGCCACAAGGCCACTTTCTTCCCCGGTGCAACGCCTGCCGCCGTGGCGCCCGCGTCTTCGGCGCCGGCCGCCTCTGGCACCGCCGGCGCTTCCACAGTGCCGGCCCCCACGGCCGCGGCGGCGCCCGCGAATGCGCAGCAGGTGCCGGGCGGCGTGCCGCAGCCGGCAGCGGCGGCACAGCGCCAGCGCGTCACCCTGACCAGCGACGTGCTGCGCCTGACCTTCGACAGTGAAGGCGGCTCGCTCACGCATGGCGAACTGCTCAAGTACCCCGACATGGCCGACAAGTCCAAGCCGTTCATGCTGCTGGACGAAAGCGCGCAGCGCGTGTACGTGGCGCAGACCGGCCTGATCGGCGGCGCCTACCCCACGCACAAGACGGCGATGTCGGTGGTGGCCGGCAACCGCGACCTGCAGGACGGCCAGAACGAGATCAGCGTGCGCTTCGAATCCGCCGACCTGGGCGGCGTGAAGCTGGCCAAGACCTGGACCGTGAAGCGCGGCGCCTACGACGTGGCCGTGAAGCACGAGATCGTGAACACCGGCACCGCGCCCGTGTCGCCCCAGCTGTACCTGCAGCTGGTGCGCGACGGCAACAAGCCGCCGGGCGAGTCGTCGTTCTATTCGACCTTCACCGGCCCCGCGGTCTATACCGAGGCCAAGAAGTACCACAAGGTCGAATTCAAGGACATCGAGAACGGCAAGGCCGAAATCGACAAGTCCTCCACCAACGGCTACGTGGCCATGGTGCAGCATTACTTCGCCAGCGCCTGGCTGCTGGGCAACGACGTGCAGCGCGACCTGTTCGTGCGCAAGGTGGACACCAACCTGTACTCGGTCGGCATGATCACCCCGGTCGGCGAGATCGCGCCGGGGCAGTCCAAGACGGTGGACGCACGCCTGTTCGCCGGCCCGCAGGTCGAGACGATGCTGGAATCGCTCACCCCCGGCCTGGAACTGGTGAAGGACTACGGTTGGCTCACCATCCTGGCCAAGCCGCTGTACTGGCTGCTCGACCAGCTGCACAAGGTGCTGAACAACTGGGGCTGGTCCATCGTGGCGCTGGTGTTCCTGCTGAAGATCGCGTTCTACTGGCTCAATGCGAAGGCGTACGCCAGCATGGCCAAGATGAAGGCCATCAACCCCAAGATCATGGAGATGCGCGAGCGCCTGAAGGACAAGCCGCAGCAGATGCAGCAGGAAATGATGCGCATCTACCGCGAGGAGAAGGTCAACCCGATGGGCGGCTGCTTCCCCATCATGATCCAGATCCCCGTGTTCATTGCGCTCTACTGGGTGCTGCTGTCCAGCGTGGAAATGCGCAACGCGCCGTGGATCGGCTGGATCAAGGACCTGTCCTCGCCCGACCCGTTCTTCATCCTGCCGCTGCTGATGACCGCCAGCTCGCTGCTGCAGACCGCGCTGAACCCCGCGCCGCCCGATCCGCTGCAGGCCAAGATGATGTGGTTCATGCCGCTGATCTTCAGCGTGATGTTCTTCTTCTTCCCGGCGGGCCTGGTGCTGTACTGGCTGACGAACAACATCCTGTCGATCGCGCAGCAGTGGATCATCAACACGCGCATGGGCGTGCCGCCGCAGTTCAACCTGCCGAAGTTCCGCTGA
- a CDS encoding ABC transporter substrate-binding protein, with amino-acid sequence MKQQRTTFKWSALGIAVLLAAGSAHAATMRWAGANDILTVDPHAQNHQTTHAFLQQVYESLVRYDEKYQIQPALGTKWTQISPTQVRFELRKGVKFHDGAPFTADDVVFSLTRAMTPPSNMQSAVQSIKEVKKVDDFTVDLILKGPNPVLLRELTEARIMNKAWAEKNNSTKAQDYAGKEENFASRNANGTGPFIMVGWQPDVKVTLKKNPDWWDKPKGNIDEVVFTPIKSAATRSAALISGQVDFVVDPPTQDLARMKSSPDITLIEGAENRTIYLGLDQFRDELPGAGTPGKNPLKDKRVRQALYQAIDSAGIHSRTMRNLSVPAGTMVAPMVHGWSKSLDERAAKYDVEAAKKLLADAGYPQGFSLKLDCPNDRYVNDEAICQAVTAMWTRIGVKTTLQAAPMAQFVSRVMNNDVSAYLFGWGVATFDSLYSLDSLMATKAGKTAAGTYNGGRFSDAKLDEMISQIKVEMDAPKRDALIADALKLVKDEYYYLPLHHQIRPWAMRKGVETLHRADDRPMPNWTTIK; translated from the coding sequence ATGAAACAGCAGCGTACGACTTTCAAATGGAGCGCACTGGGCATCGCGGTCCTGCTGGCAGCAGGATCGGCTCATGCCGCAACGATGCGGTGGGCCGGCGCCAACGACATCCTGACCGTGGACCCCCACGCCCAGAACCACCAGACGACGCATGCCTTCCTGCAGCAGGTGTACGAGAGCCTGGTGCGCTATGACGAGAAGTACCAGATCCAGCCCGCACTCGGCACGAAGTGGACCCAGATCTCCCCCACGCAGGTGCGCTTCGAACTGCGCAAGGGCGTCAAATTCCACGACGGTGCGCCGTTCACGGCCGACGATGTGGTGTTCTCGCTCACCCGCGCCATGACGCCACCCTCGAACATGCAGTCCGCCGTGCAGAGCATCAAGGAAGTGAAGAAGGTCGACGACTTCACCGTGGACCTGATCTTGAAGGGCCCCAACCCCGTGCTGCTGCGCGAGCTGACCGAAGCCCGCATCATGAACAAGGCCTGGGCCGAGAAGAACAACTCGACCAAGGCGCAGGACTATGCCGGCAAGGAAGAGAACTTCGCCTCGCGCAATGCCAACGGCACCGGCCCCTTCATCATGGTGGGCTGGCAGCCCGACGTGAAGGTCACGCTCAAGAAGAACCCGGACTGGTGGGACAAGCCCAAGGGCAACATCGACGAAGTCGTGTTCACCCCCATCAAGTCGGCGGCCACGCGCTCGGCCGCGCTGATTTCCGGCCAGGTCGATTTCGTCGTCGATCCGCCCACGCAAGATCTGGCGCGCATGAAGTCCAGCCCCGACATCACGCTGATCGAAGGCGCCGAGAACCGCACCATCTACCTGGGCCTGGACCAGTTCCGCGACGAACTGCCGGGTGCCGGCACGCCGGGCAAGAACCCGCTCAAGGACAAACGCGTGCGCCAGGCGCTCTACCAGGCCATCGATTCGGCCGGCATCCACAGCCGCACCATGCGCAACCTGTCGGTGCCTGCCGGCACCATGGTCGCGCCCATGGTCCACGGCTGGAGCAAGAGCCTGGACGAGCGTGCAGCCAAGTACGACGTCGAAGCCGCCAAGAAGCTGCTGGCCGACGCAGGCTACCCCCAGGGCTTTTCGCTCAAGCTCGACTGCCCCAATGACCGCTACGTGAACGACGAAGCGATCTGCCAGGCCGTCACCGCCATGTGGACGCGCATCGGCGTGAAGACCACGCTGCAGGCCGCCCCCATGGCCCAGTTCGTCAGCCGCGTGATGAACAACGACGTGAGCGCCTACCTGTTCGGCTGGGGCGTGGCGACGTTCGACTCGCTCTATTCGCTGGATTCGTTGATGGCCACCAAAGCCGGCAAGACGGCTGCGGGCACCTACAACGGCGGTCGCTTCAGTGATGCCAAGCTGGACGAAATGATCAGCCAGATCAAGGTGGAGATGGATGCGCCCAAGCGCGACGCGCTGATCGCCGATGCCCTCAAGCTGGTCAAGGACGAGTACTACTACCTGCCCCTGCACCACCAGATCCGCCCATGGGCGATGCGCAAGGGCGTGGAGACGCTGCACCGCGCGGACGACCGCCCGATGCCCAACTGGACCACGATCAAGTA
- the yidD gene encoding membrane protein insertion efficiency factor YidD yields the protein MMRALLMALVRGYRLVLSPWLGSACRFEPTCSAYSLQALERHGAAAGTYLTLHRLARCQPWCDGGHDPVPEELPRALRLFSRLSPSTSSTPSSPKKSS from the coding sequence ATGATGCGCGCGCTGCTGATGGCGCTGGTGCGTGGCTACCGGCTGGTGCTGAGCCCCTGGCTCGGATCGGCCTGCCGTTTCGAGCCCACGTGTTCGGCCTATTCGCTGCAGGCACTTGAACGCCATGGCGCCGCGGCCGGAACTTATCTGACGCTGCACCGTCTGGCACGGTGCCAGCCCTGGTGCGATGGAGGGCATGATCCGGTGCCCGAAGAACTGCCCCGCGCACTGCGGCTGTTCTCGCGCCTGTCTCCTTCCACGTCCTCCACCCCCTCCTCACCGAAGAAGTCTTCATGA